Proteins encoded in a region of the Mesoflavibacter profundi genome:
- a CDS encoding GH92 family glycosyl hydrolase produces the protein MKKLIILSLSVFTVLSCNDKKANSETTQQTKDYTQFVNPMIGTSKMGHVFPGATTPFGMVQLSPQTNFQKMFKEDGNYNSETYEYCAGYQHKDSTIIGFTHTNFSGTGHSDLGDFLVMPTTGDLVLEPLKTADGGKGFYSIFSHDNETTSPGYYAVNLDSYNIKAELTASDRVGFHQYTFPKSDNAHIVLDMVYNVYHHDNKNVWSSIRVENDTLITGYRQTKGWARDRKVFFAMTFSKPIKSYGHKKYDNVKYDGFYRRFNQAENFPEMAGHDIRAYFNFDTEADEVIKVKMALSSVSSAGALKNLNAEIPHWDFDKTKAEAKEKWNQELSKIEVNTLTENDKINFYTAMYHASLSPVIYEDVDGQYRGLDQNIHTSEGFTNYTIFSLWDTYRALHPLYNITQPKRNNDMIKSMLAHHDQSVHNMLPIWSHYANENWCMIGYHATSVIADAMVKNVGDFDKSHALQASINTANVRYFDGLGDYIDYKYVPDDKSHSSVSKTLEYAYNDWCILQMAKQVKNSETETVFEERANYFTNVYDPKIGFMRPKLSTGEFRENFDPMDTHGQGFIEGNAWNYGLYVPQNIDKMIEMMHGKERFTQHLDSLFTMEIEDKYIEKHEDITRDGIIGNYVHGNEPGHHIPYLYNWTGHPEKTQSRVRMILNTMYAPKVNGLCGNDDAGQMSAWYIFSSLGFYPVTPGSANYALGSPLVKDAIIHLENGNTLTIKANNQSEANVYVKSVTINGKALKNNTITHDDIVNGGELIFEMSNSY, from the coding sequence ATGAAAAAACTAATTATATTAAGTTTAAGTGTATTTACTGTACTGTCTTGCAATGACAAGAAAGCAAACTCAGAAACAACCCAACAAACAAAAGATTACACACAATTTGTAAATCCTATGATTGGAACAAGCAAAATGGGACACGTATTTCCTGGAGCAACAACACCGTTTGGAATGGTGCAATTAAGTCCGCAAACCAACTTTCAAAAAATGTTTAAAGAAGATGGTAATTACAACTCAGAAACTTATGAGTATTGTGCAGGTTACCAGCATAAAGACTCGACTATTATTGGCTTTACGCATACCAACTTTAGCGGTACAGGACATTCCGATTTAGGCGATTTTTTAGTAATGCCAACAACAGGCGATTTGGTTTTAGAGCCTTTAAAAACTGCTGATGGCGGCAAAGGATTTTATTCTATCTTTTCGCATGACAACGAAACAACTTCACCAGGTTATTACGCGGTAAACTTAGATAGTTACAACATTAAAGCAGAATTAACCGCTAGTGATCGTGTTGGATTTCATCAATATACATTTCCAAAATCGGATAATGCACACATTGTATTAGATATGGTTTACAATGTGTACCATCATGATAATAAAAATGTTTGGTCGTCTATTAGAGTTGAAAATGATACGCTAATTACAGGCTACCGACAAACCAAAGGTTGGGCAAGAGACCGCAAAGTATTTTTCGCTATGACGTTTTCTAAACCTATTAAAAGTTACGGTCATAAAAAGTACGACAATGTCAAGTATGATGGCTTTTACAGACGTTTTAATCAAGCTGAAAATTTCCCGGAAATGGCAGGACATGATATCAGAGCCTATTTCAATTTTGATACAGAAGCAGACGAAGTTATCAAAGTAAAAATGGCGTTGTCTTCGGTAAGTTCTGCTGGTGCTTTAAAGAATTTAAATGCTGAAATTCCGCATTGGGATTTCGATAAAACAAAAGCTGAAGCTAAAGAAAAATGGAATCAAGAACTCTCTAAAATTGAAGTCAACACATTAACCGAAAATGATAAAATTAATTTTTACACAGCGATGTATCACGCCTCATTATCACCAGTCATTTACGAAGATGTTGATGGGCAATATCGCGGATTGGATCAAAATATTCATACTTCAGAAGGATTTACAAACTACACCATTTTCTCACTTTGGGATACGTACCGAGCGTTACATCCTTTATACAACATTACGCAACCAAAGCGCAATAACGATATGATAAAGTCGATGTTAGCGCATCACGACCAAAGCGTACATAATATGCTACCTATTTGGAGTCATTATGCGAACGAAAACTGGTGTATGATTGGTTATCATGCCACTTCAGTTATTGCAGATGCGATGGTGAAAAACGTTGGCGATTTTGATAAAAGTCATGCGTTACAAGCTTCAATAAACACTGCAAACGTGCGTTATTTTGATGGTTTAGGAGATTACATCGATTATAAATATGTGCCAGATGATAAGAGTCATTCTTCTGTATCAAAAACTTTAGAATATGCGTATAACGATTGGTGTATTTTACAAATGGCAAAACAAGTTAAAAACAGTGAAACTGAAACCGTTTTTGAAGAACGTGCCAACTATTTCACTAATGTTTACGATCCTAAAATAGGCTTTATGCGTCCTAAATTATCTACAGGTGAATTTAGAGAAAACTTTGACCCAATGGATACTCATGGACAAGGTTTTATTGAAGGAAATGCTTGGAATTACGGTTTGTACGTTCCACAAAACATAGATAAAATGATAGAAATGATGCACGGTAAAGAACGTTTTACGCAGCATTTAGATTCGTTATTTACAATGGAAATCGAAGACAAATACATTGAAAAGCATGAAGACATCACTCGCGACGGTATTATTGGAAATTACGTGCATGGTAACGAACCTGGACATCATATTCCGTATTTATACAATTGGACAGGTCATCCAGAAAAAACGCAATCTAGAGTACGCATGATTTTAAACACCATGTATGCGCCAAAAGTTAACGGTTTATGTGGTAATGATGATGCAGGACAAATGAGCGCTTGGTATATTTTTAGTAGTTTAGGGTTTTATCCTGTAACGCCAGGATCTGCAAATTACGCATTAGGAAGTCCGTTAGTGAAAGATGCAATCATTCATTTAGAAAATGGAAACACATTAACCATTAAGGCAAATAACCAAAGTGAAGCTAATGTGTACGTAAAAAGTGTGACTATTAACGGAAAAGCTTTAAAAAACAATACCATCACTCATGATGATATTGTAAATGGTGGCGAATTAATTTTTGAAATGAGTAATTCGTATTAA
- a CDS encoding GH92 family glycosyl hydrolase — MRLTSLLVLVLLCCVACQQDQTELPVSNPNLSLADYANPLMGTDSKYSLSNGNTYPAIATPWGMNFWTPMTSKMGDGWTYNYDDNKIRGIKQTHQPSPWINDYAAFSLMPVTGALKFKEDERASWFSHKAETVKPYHYKVYLADYDVNVQLAPTERAAHFEFTFPEKDSSYVVLDAFDKGSMVKIIPEERKIIGYCRNNRGGVPENFHNYFVVQFDKEFEVTHTWTDNWQLQKNTLSSEGDHVGSIIGFKTKKGEKVTAKVASSFISLEQAQLNLDREIGNDTFKTTKDKAKSLWNTEFNRIKITDNNTDNIKTFYSCLYRLLLFPRKFYEIDKDDNVVHYSPYNGKVLPGYMFTDNGFWDTFRAVYPFFNMMYPELNAQIMEGLANTYKESGWLPEWASPGHRDCMVGSNSSPIIVDAFLKGNVNEKDVQTLFDAVLKNANIEADRPASSVGREGLIYYNKLGYVPYNVGINENAARTLEYAYADFTIAKMAEKLGKTDLANRFYDQSLNYKNLFDPSTNLMRGKNEDGTFQSPFNPLKWGDAFTEGNSLHYTWSVFHDVQGLIDLMQGEDQFVKQLDQVFDMPPDFDDSYYGGTIHEIREMQIVNMGNYAHGNQPIQHMIYLYNYANASYKAQEKVRDVLTKLYSATPDGYCGDEDNGQTSAWYVFSAMGFYPVTPGVDQYIIGSPLFDQVELHLENGNTFKISSRNNGKDHFYIDSMELNGKDYQNTFINYDDIQNGGEIIFNMSATPNTNLGTKAENKPYSLSTENTKK, encoded by the coding sequence ATGAGACTAACATCGCTTTTGGTATTGGTGTTGTTGTGCTGCGTGGCGTGCCAACAAGACCAAACAGAATTACCAGTATCTAACCCTAATTTATCTTTAGCAGATTATGCCAACCCATTAATGGGTACAGACTCTAAATACAGCTTATCTAACGGTAACACCTATCCTGCAATTGCAACACCTTGGGGAATGAATTTTTGGACACCAATGACCTCTAAAATGGGCGATGGTTGGACCTACAATTACGACGATAATAAAATACGTGGTATCAAACAAACGCACCAACCAAGTCCATGGATTAACGATTATGCGGCGTTTTCTTTAATGCCAGTTACTGGTGCCTTAAAATTTAAAGAAGACGAGCGTGCATCTTGGTTTTCGCATAAAGCAGAAACCGTAAAACCGTACCATTACAAAGTGTACTTAGCAGATTATGATGTTAACGTGCAATTAGCTCCAACAGAACGCGCTGCGCATTTTGAGTTTACCTTTCCTGAAAAAGATAGTTCTTACGTGGTTTTAGATGCGTTTGATAAAGGATCTATGGTAAAAATTATCCCCGAAGAACGCAAAATTATTGGTTACTGTCGTAATAATCGTGGCGGCGTACCAGAGAATTTTCATAACTATTTTGTGGTTCAGTTTGATAAAGAATTTGAAGTCACGCATACGTGGACAGACAACTGGCAATTACAAAAAAACACATTATCTAGCGAAGGTGATCACGTTGGTAGCATTATTGGTTTTAAAACTAAAAAAGGCGAAAAAGTGACTGCAAAAGTAGCATCGTCTTTTATTAGCTTAGAACAAGCACAACTTAACTTAGACAGAGAAATTGGTAACGATACGTTTAAAACTACTAAAGACAAAGCAAAATCCCTTTGGAATACCGAATTTAACCGCATAAAAATAACCGATAACAACACCGATAACATCAAAACATTTTACTCGTGTTTGTACCGTTTGTTATTGTTTCCGCGTAAGTTTTACGAGATAGATAAAGACGATAACGTTGTGCATTACAGTCCGTACAACGGAAAAGTGTTACCAGGTTACATGTTTACCGACAACGGATTTTGGGATACGTTTAGAGCAGTTTATCCATTTTTTAATATGATGTATCCAGAGTTAAATGCACAAATTATGGAAGGTCTTGCAAACACCTATAAAGAATCGGGTTGGTTACCAGAATGGGCAAGTCCAGGACATAGAGATTGTATGGTTGGCTCAAATTCGTCACCAATTATTGTCGACGCCTTTTTAAAAGGAAATGTAAACGAAAAAGATGTGCAAACGCTTTTTGATGCAGTACTTAAAAATGCAAATATTGAAGCCGATAGACCTGCAAGTTCTGTTGGTCGCGAAGGTTTGATCTATTACAACAAACTCGGCTATGTACCGTACAATGTTGGTATTAACGAAAACGCAGCACGTACTTTAGAATACGCTTACGCCGATTTTACCATCGCAAAAATGGCTGAAAAATTAGGTAAAACCGATTTGGCTAATCGTTTTTATGACCAATCGTTAAATTATAAAAATCTGTTTGATCCATCAACTAACTTAATGCGTGGTAAAAATGAAGATGGTACGTTTCAGTCGCCATTTAATCCTTTAAAATGGGGCGACGCTTTTACCGAAGGTAACAGTTTACACTACACTTGGTCGGTATTTCATGACGTGCAAGGGTTGATAGATTTAATGCAAGGCGAAGATCAATTTGTAAAACAATTAGACCAAGTGTTTGATATGCCACCAGATTTTGACGATTCGTATTACGGTGGAACTATTCACGAAATTAGAGAAATGCAAATCGTAAATATGGGTAATTATGCACATGGTAATCAGCCAATACAACACATGATTTATCTGTATAATTATGCTAACGCGTCGTACAAAGCACAAGAAAAAGTAAGAGATGTATTAACCAAATTATACAGCGCAACACCAGATGGATATTGCGGTGATGAAGATAACGGACAAACCTCAGCGTGGTATGTGTTTAGCGCAATGGGCTTTTATCCTGTAACGCCAGGAGTTGATCAATACATTATTGGCAGTCCGTTGTTTGACCAAGTCGAATTACACTTAGAAAACGGAAATACGTTTAAAATTTCATCTAGAAATAACGGCAAAGACCATTTTTATATTGATTCTATGGAATTGAACGGTAAAGACTATCAAAATACCTTTATCAATTACGATGACATTCAAAATGGTGGCGAAATCATCTTCAACATGAGCGCAACACCAAACACTAACTTAGGCACAAAAGCTGAAAACAAACCATACTCACTAAGCACTGAAAACACCAAGAAATAA
- a CDS encoding CIA30 family protein has product MKTLILTLTLFTFMTSITIFQFSNTSNLDDWQIVDDVVMGGKSNGKFNLNKYGNAVFSGNVSLENNGGFSSVQYKFKPIAIQNSKAINIKLKGDGNSYQFRLKKDQNDYYSYKKEFNTNGDWQTITLQLSDFAPTFRGRILDIPNFNSDVLAQISFLIANKQPQNFKLEISKIWLD; this is encoded by the coding sequence ATGAAAACTCTAATCTTAACTTTAACCCTATTTACTTTTATGACTTCAATTACAATTTTTCAGTTTAGTAACACCAGTAATTTAGATGACTGGCAAATTGTAGATGATGTTGTTATGGGTGGAAAATCTAACGGAAAATTCAATTTAAACAAATATGGCAACGCTGTTTTTAGTGGCAACGTGTCTTTAGAAAATAATGGCGGATTTAGTTCTGTGCAGTATAAATTTAAGCCTATTGCAATTCAAAATTCAAAAGCTATAAACATTAAATTAAAAGGCGACGGTAATAGCTATCAGTTTAGACTAAAAAAAGACCAAAACGACTATTATTCTTATAAAAAGGAATTCAACACCAATGGAGATTGGCAAACCATTACGCTACAATTATCAGATTTTGCACCAACCTTTAGAGGCAGAATTTTAGATATTCCAAATTTTAATAGCGATGTATTAGCTCAAATTTCATTTTTAATCGCCAATAAACAACCACAAAATTTCAAATTAGAAATTTCTAAAATCTGGTTAGACTAA
- a CDS encoding peroxiredoxin family protein has translation MKRIFIIIISVLAISCHQDTTEFLYFGTYRANLQVDDITTLPFVFKVKDANTLEIYNAEEVITVDEIEYKNDSVFIQMPVFESYIKAKIKDRKLTGQYITEGKDRSVPFTAAPAKTRFETTKKPNTNITGSWETTFSPNTDDSYKAKGIFTQNGNTVTGTFRTETGDYRYLDGVINGDQMQLSTFDGAHAFLFTATVTDSTLNGAFYSGNHWKEPFTAFKNENFELKAADSLTYLKDGYETLAFSFPDENGNLISLTDDRFKDKVVVVQIMGTWCPNCLDESNYYAQYYKDIKDKDIEFVALAFEYAKTEETAFKNIKRLKDRVGINYPIVLAQTGTTSKSKANEKLPMLNHVLSYPTSIFVDKTGKVRKIHTGFNGPATGDKFIEFKDEFTTFMNMLINE, from the coding sequence ATGAAAAGAATCTTTATTATTATAATTTCTGTCCTTGCCATATCTTGTCATCAAGATACTACCGAGTTTTTATATTTTGGAACTTACAGAGCTAATTTACAAGTAGACGATATAACAACTTTACCGTTTGTATTTAAGGTGAAAGACGCAAATACGTTAGAAATTTATAATGCTGAAGAAGTCATTACTGTAGATGAAATTGAATACAAAAACGACTCTGTGTTTATACAAATGCCTGTTTTTGAAAGTTATATCAAAGCCAAAATAAAAGACCGTAAATTAACAGGTCAATATATAACCGAAGGTAAAGACCGTAGCGTACCATTTACCGCAGCACCAGCAAAAACAAGATTTGAAACAACCAAGAAGCCTAACACTAACATTACAGGTAGTTGGGAAACCACTTTTAGCCCAAATACAGACGATAGCTACAAGGCAAAAGGGATATTTACCCAAAATGGAAATACCGTTACAGGTACTTTTAGAACCGAAACTGGAGATTACCGTTATCTAGATGGCGTAATTAACGGTGACCAAATGCAACTGTCTACCTTTGATGGCGCACATGCATTTTTATTTACTGCAACCGTGACTGATAGTACATTAAACGGTGCATTTTACTCTGGTAACCATTGGAAAGAGCCTTTTACAGCTTTTAAAAATGAAAACTTTGAATTGAAAGCTGCCGATTCTTTAACCTATTTAAAAGATGGTTACGAGACTTTAGCTTTTTCATTTCCTGATGAAAATGGAAACCTAATCTCCTTAACCGATGACCGATTTAAAGACAAAGTCGTTGTTGTTCAAATTATGGGAACTTGGTGTCCAAATTGTTTAGATGAAAGCAATTACTACGCACAATATTACAAAGACATTAAAGACAAAGACATCGAGTTTGTAGCGCTAGCGTTTGAGTATGCAAAAACTGAAGAAACGGCGTTTAAAAACATAAAACGTCTTAAAGATAGAGTAGGGATTAACTACCCAATTGTATTAGCACAAACCGGTACAACTAGCAAAAGTAAAGCCAACGAAAAATTGCCAATGCTTAACCACGTATTAAGTTATCCAACATCTATATTTGTTGATAAAACTGGTAAAGTGCGTAAAATACACACAGGTTTTAATGGACCAGCAACTGGTGATAAATTCATCGAGTTTAAAGATGAATTTACCACATTTATGAACATGCTGATTAACGAGTAA
- a CDS encoding alpha/beta hydrolase family protein, with the protein MKYLKVLILALVCWSCNAQTDNSNLLISKTKFTNYAKLPFYKKLTTTNNGATVWKDQYKYLDSIDIYSIKYKSDNLIVTGLMVTPKATGKYPSIIFNRGGNQDFGKLVMGHAIYTFGELAKEGYVVIASNYRGNGGSEGKEEFGGKDVNDVINLIDVLKEVEQADTDNIGMYGWSRGGMMTYRALTQTNKIKAAVVGGAISDQFESLKDRPKMETGVLAQLVPNYYDNKEAELTKRSAVKWADQFPKDTPILLLHGTSDWRVKPEHSLKMALEFEKHRIPYRLIMFEGGDHGITEHKDEVNQQVLNWFNKYLKHNQPLPNMEYHGK; encoded by the coding sequence ATGAAGTATTTAAAAGTACTAATCCTAGCATTGGTTTGCTGGTCTTGTAATGCGCAAACCGACAATTCTAACCTATTAATTAGCAAAACAAAGTTTACCAACTACGCAAAACTTCCGTTTTATAAAAAGCTAACTACAACTAACAATGGTGCAACCGTTTGGAAAGACCAATACAAATATCTAGACAGCATAGATATTTACAGCATTAAATACAAAAGCGATAACCTAATCGTTACAGGTTTAATGGTTACACCAAAAGCAACTGGAAAATATCCTAGCATCATTTTTAATCGTGGCGGAAATCAAGATTTTGGCAAATTGGTTATGGGTCATGCCATATATACCTTTGGGGAATTAGCTAAAGAAGGCTACGTTGTAATTGCTAGTAACTATCGTGGTAATGGCGGTAGCGAAGGTAAAGAAGAGTTTGGCGGTAAAGACGTTAACGACGTGATTAACCTTATAGACGTACTTAAAGAAGTAGAACAAGCCGATACCGATAATATTGGCATGTACGGTTGGAGTCGTGGCGGCATGATGACGTATCGCGCCTTAACCCAAACCAACAAAATTAAAGCAGCAGTTGTTGGTGGCGCAATCTCCGATCAATTTGAATCTTTAAAAGACCGACCAAAAATGGAAACTGGTGTTTTAGCGCAGCTTGTGCCAAATTATTACGACAATAAAGAAGCCGAACTTACCAAACGATCTGCAGTAAAATGGGCAGACCAATTCCCAAAAGACACGCCAATACTGTTATTACACGGTACATCAGATTGGCGCGTAAAACCAGAACACAGCTTAAAAATGGCTTTAGAATTTGAAAAACACCGCATACCCTACCGTTTAATTATGTTTGAAGGTGGCGATCATGGTATAACCGAACACAAAGACGAAGTTAACCAACAAGTCCTTAACTGGTTTAACAAATACCTAAAACACAACCAACCGTTACCAAATATGGAATATCACGGTAAATAA
- a CDS encoding DUF488 domain-containing protein: MFYRRKIILSLLQLCNGRVEKTKLQKLLFLYSQRKRESEYDFIPYKYGCYSYSANADLVTMVKKEFLLESEEGYTKIDTKDYLITLKTKDRELLTETIERYGNMRNETLIKHTYINFPYYAINSSIAKRILNEEYYKKVLNNIPNDNKKIVFTIGYEGISLEKYLNKLVKNNIKLLVDVRKNPLSMKYGFSKTLLKRFCESLDIKYIHIPEVGINSNQRQTLDKQEDYDILFETYKNTTLKETSTQQQEIINLLNDNNRIALTCFESNICQCHRLPLAESLKSFESNLVVEHL, translated from the coding sequence ATGTTTTATAGAAGAAAAATAATATTATCATTACTCCAACTTTGTAATGGAAGAGTTGAAAAAACCAAATTACAAAAGTTACTATTTTTATATAGTCAAAGAAAAAGAGAATCAGAGTATGACTTCATTCCATATAAATATGGATGCTACTCCTATTCAGCTAATGCTGACTTAGTAACTATGGTGAAAAAAGAATTCTTACTTGAGTCTGAAGAAGGTTATACAAAGATTGACACAAAGGATTATTTAATTACTCTTAAAACAAAAGATAGAGAGTTATTAACCGAAACTATTGAGCGTTATGGCAATATGAGAAACGAAACCTTAATAAAGCACACTTATATAAATTTTCCTTATTATGCAATTAATAGTTCAATTGCTAAAAGAATTTTGAACGAAGAGTATTACAAAAAGGTTTTAAATAATATTCCAAATGATAATAAAAAAATAGTCTTTACAATTGGATATGAAGGAATCAGTTTAGAGAAATATTTAAATAAACTTGTAAAAAACAACATCAAACTTTTAGTTGATGTTAGAAAAAACCCATTAAGCATGAAGTATGGATTTAGTAAAACTCTATTAAAAAGATTTTGCGAAAGTTTAGATATTAAATATATACATATTCCAGAAGTTGGAATAAATTCTAATCAAAGACAAACTTTAGATAAGCAAGAAGATTACGACATCCTTTTTGAGACTTACAAAAACACAACATTGAAAGAAACATCAACTCAACAACAGGAAATAATAAATCTTTTAAACGACAATAATAGAATTGCACTTACTTGCTTCGAATCTAACATCTGTCAGTGTCATAGATTACCATTGGCAGAATCATTAAAGTCCTTTGAATCTAATTTGGTTGTTGAACATTTATAA
- the pheT gene encoding phenylalanine--tRNA ligase subunit beta: MKISYNWIKQFIKTDWSPEQTSELLTDLGLEVEGLELYQSVKGGLEGVVVGEVLTCEQHSNADKLKVTTVNIGLEQPVQIVCGAPNVAAGQKVPVATIGTTLYTEEGEAWTIKKGKIRGEESHGMICAEDELGLGKSHDGIMVLPEDTVVGTPCADLFDVENDQVFEIGLTPNRADAMSHYGTARDLRAGLLQKGIQLELITPSVSSYHVDNRTLKIDVDVKDYDLAPRYCGVTISGLKVNDSPEWLQNRLKAIGLSPINNVVDATNYVLHELGQPLHAFDASKITGHKIEVKTVTAGTKFTTLDGIERELHEDDLMICNAEQPMCIAGVFGGIDSGVTNQTTAIFLESAYFNPVSVRKTAKRHGLNTDASFRFERGIDPNITEYALKRAVLLIQELAGGEITSDIVDYYPKKIEDFQVTLSFDKINRLVGQNIPKEDIKSILTSLDIKINSVTETNLGLTIPAYRNDVTREADVIEEILRVYGYNNIETSTKLNASIANSSRFEDYKLQNIVGNLLAAQGWFEIMSNSLTNAKYNALSEQLKEDYNVQMLNPLSQDLGVMRQSMLFSGLEALSHNINRRQSNLKFFEFGKTYHDYNTSREEHKHLSLFVTGFKNEESWTNAPQEKTNFFYLKGSITSILTRLGISRFQESESKNDVFSEGLQLSIGRDMLVNFGVLKSKIAKHFDINQDVFYADFNWDTIIEVAKRNKIKFTPIPKYPEVRRDFALLLNNDVTFESITKIAKKTEKQLLKDINLFDVYQGKNLPNGKKSYAVSFTFLDENKTLTDKVVDKVMNKLQNNFERELGAELR; encoded by the coding sequence ATGAAGATTTCTTACAACTGGATAAAACAGTTTATAAAAACCGATTGGTCACCAGAACAAACTAGCGAATTATTGACAGACTTAGGTCTAGAAGTAGAAGGTTTAGAACTTTATCAAAGTGTAAAAGGTGGTTTAGAAGGCGTTGTAGTTGGTGAAGTATTAACTTGCGAACAACACAGCAATGCGGATAAGTTAAAGGTAACAACTGTAAATATTGGTTTAGAACAACCTGTACAAATTGTTTGTGGCGCACCAAATGTTGCTGCAGGACAAAAGGTACCAGTTGCTACAATTGGCACTACTTTATATACTGAAGAAGGCGAAGCTTGGACTATTAAAAAAGGTAAAATAAGAGGTGAAGAATCTCACGGAATGATTTGCGCCGAAGACGAGCTTGGTTTAGGTAAATCTCATGATGGTATTATGGTTTTGCCAGAAGATACTGTTGTTGGAACACCTTGCGCCGATTTATTTGATGTAGAAAATGATCAAGTTTTTGAAATTGGTCTTACACCAAACCGTGCAGATGCTATGAGCCATTACGGTACAGCTAGAGATCTAAGAGCTGGACTTTTACAAAAAGGCATACAACTAGAATTAATTACACCAAGTGTAAGTTCTTACCATGTAGATAATCGTACATTAAAAATAGATGTAGATGTTAAAGACTACGATTTAGCTCCAAGATATTGTGGTGTAACAATTTCTGGATTAAAAGTCAACGACTCTCCAGAATGGTTACAAAACCGATTAAAAGCAATAGGTTTATCACCAATTAATAATGTTGTAGATGCAACCAACTATGTGTTACACGAGTTAGGTCAACCTTTACATGCTTTTGATGCAAGTAAAATTACAGGTCATAAAATTGAAGTTAAAACTGTTACTGCTGGTACCAAATTTACCACGTTAGATGGTATAGAACGTGAGTTACATGAAGATGATTTAATGATATGTAATGCAGAACAACCAATGTGTATCGCTGGTGTTTTTGGTGGTATTGATAGTGGCGTAACTAATCAAACTACAGCAATATTCTTAGAAAGTGCTTATTTTAATCCTGTAAGTGTACGTAAAACTGCAAAAAGACACGGACTTAATACAGATGCCTCTTTTAGATTTGAACGTGGTATCGATCCAAACATCACAGAATATGCTTTAAAACGCGCAGTTCTTTTAATCCAAGAATTAGCTGGTGGAGAAATTACTAGTGATATTGTAGATTACTATCCTAAAAAGATAGAAGACTTTCAAGTGACTTTAAGTTTTGATAAAATTAATAGACTTGTTGGTCAAAACATACCTAAAGAAGATATTAAATCTATACTTACCTCTTTAGATATTAAGATTAATAGTGTTACCGAAACTAACTTAGGACTTACAATTCCTGCTTATCGTAATGACGTAACAAGAGAAGCAGATGTTATAGAAGAAATATTAAGAGTTTACGGTTATAACAATATAGAAACTAGTACAAAATTAAATGCATCTATAGCAAACAGCTCTAGATTTGAAGATTATAAATTACAAAATATTGTAGGTAATCTATTAGCTGCTCAAGGTTGGTTTGAAATCATGTCAAACTCTTTAACCAATGCAAAATACAACGCGTTAAGTGAGCAATTAAAAGAAGACTATAATGTACAAATGTTAAACCCATTAAGTCAAGACCTTGGTGTAATGAGACAAAGTATGTTATTTTCTGGATTAGAAGCATTAAGCCACAATATTAACAGAAGACAATCTAATTTAAAGTTTTTTGAATTTGGTAAAACCTACCACGATTACAACACTAGCAGAGAAGAACACAAACACTTATCGCTTTTTGTAACAGGATTTAAAAACGAAGAAAGTTGGACAAATGCACCTCAAGAAAAAACTAACTTTTTCTATTTAAAAGGAAGCATCACTTCTATATTAACTAGATTAGGTATCTCTAGATTTCAAGAAAGCGAATCTAAAAACGATGTGTTTAGCGAAGGATTACAACTAAGCATTGGTCGTGATATGTTGGTAAATTTTGGAGTATTAAAAAGTAAAATCGCTAAGCATTTTGATATTAATCAAGACGTATTTTACGCAGATTTTAATTGGGACACAATAATTGAAGTTGCAAAACGCAATAAAATTAAATTTACACCAATTCCAAAATACCCAGAAGTAAGACGTGATTTTGCCTTACTACTTAATAATGATGTAACTTTTGAAAGCATTACTAAAATAGCTAAGAAAACAGAAAAGCAACTTTTAAAAGACATTAACCTTTTTGATGTTTACCAAGGTAAAAACTTACCAAACGGTAAGAAAAGTTACGCGGTTAGCTTTACGTTTTTAGATGAAAATAAAACACTTACAGACAAAGTTGTAGATAAAGTAATGAACAAACTTCAAAATAATTTTGAACGTGAATTAGGCGCAGAATTAAGATAA